The DNA sequence CGCAGGCCCGCCACCCTCACGGCGATCATCGTCGGGCTGGCCGTTCTGGCCACCGGATGCGGCAGCAAGCCCGCCGCCACCCCCGGCGCGGCCGCGACGGCCAGCACGGAACTGTCGCCCGCCCCCGCAACCCCGGTCGCGGCCAGCCCGACGACGGGCGGCACCGGCACCGGGTCCGGGTCGGGCTGCGCCATGACCGGCACGGTCAGCGGCGGCGAGGGCGCCTCGCTACAGGTGATGAAGGCCTGGCTGAAGTGCGACACCACCGCCCTGCACACGCTGATGCAGAACGACGCCTACCAGCAGCTGCACGCGATCGGGACGCCGAACATCGACACCCACTGGACGTTCGTGTACTGCGACGGCGCCATGGGCTCCAGCTACTGCACATACCGCAACAAGCTCGGCTCGGACATCGTCATCCGGCTGAGCAACAGCGCGACCGACCACCCGGTCACCGAGTTCAAGCTCGACCTGACCGTCTTCCACAAGGACGCCGAGAAGTACGCCCGCGAGTTCCTCGACGCGTTCGTCAACCACAACAAGCCGCGCATGGTCGCGCTCGCCTCCCAGCCGATCGTCGACTCGATCGTGGTGGACGCCCCGCCCGCCGGCTACGACCTGACGCTGTCACCCGACCCGCACTGGGTCTACAACGCGCAGTTCACCGCCACCGGCGAGTACTGGGTGGTCACCGTCCACGGCACCCTAGGCAAGGCGCACGCGATCACCGCGTTCGGCAACGCCGGCTGACCTCCGCTCCCGCCGCCCGGCCCGGACGCCGCACCGCGTCCGGGCCGGGCGCTGTGGCAGCCTGTACTGATGATCAAAGCGGTGGTCTTCGACTGCGACGGGGTCCTGGTCGACTCCGAGCGCATCAACAACGAGGTGTTCGCCCAGCTGGCGACCCGGGCCGGGGTCCCGACGACGTTCGCGCAGAGCGTGGCCCGGCACATGGGCCGGGCCACGGCCGAGTGCGTCGCCGACCTGGAGGCCGACCTGGGCCGCCCGCTCGACTTCGACCTGGCCACCGAGTACGAGCACGAGGTGCTGGCCCGCCAGGCGGACGGCCTGACCGCGGTCGACGGCGTACGCGACCTGCTCGACCTGCTGCGCGACGCCGGAATCCCCGTATGCGTGGCCTCCAGCGGCACCCCGCGCGAGATCGCGTTCCGGCTGGGCCGCACCGGGCTGGACGGCTACTTCGGGCAGCACTGCTACAGCGCGTCCATGGTCGCCCGGGGCAAGCCCGAACCCGACCTGTTCCTGCTCGCCGCCGCCGGGATCGGCGTGGACCCGGGCGCGTGCGCGCTCATCGAGGACAGCCCGTTCGGCGTACGCGGCGGCAACGCCGCGGGCATGACCGTCGTCGGCTTCGCCGCCCTGGCCTCCCCCGAGGTCCTGTCGGCCGCGGGCGCCGACCACGTCGTGACGGCGATGGCGCAGGTGCCGCCCCTGCTCGACCTCGCCTGACCGTCGACAGCCGCCCCGCTGGCAAGTTGCCGGGCAATCGGGCGAATGAGCAGGCTCGTTACGCCCGATTGCCCGGCAACTCGGCGGCCGGAGGGGGTGCTCGGGATCAGATCAGGTCGAGGGGGGCGGTGTCGTAGGCCGTCGTGATGGTGTCGAGCATGGCGGGCGGGACAGGCAGGCTGGTCTGTCCGACGCGGTGCACTGGGGCCCAGCCGCGCGAGTTGCACAGGAACATGCCCTGGTAGGAGTCCAGCTCGGGCAGCTTGACCGGGGCCCGCCGCTGCGGGACGGCGGCGGCCTCCAGTTGCCGCCGCAACACCAGCATGGTGATGCCGGGCAGGGCGGGCGCGTCGGGCCAGGTCACGGTGCCGTCGCGCCAGAAGCCGACGTTGGTGATCGTGCCCTCGGCGATGGTGCCGTCGGCGGTCGTGAACAGCCCCTCGTCGAACCCGGCGGCCAGGGCCTGCTGCCGGTGGTAGGCCGGCGCGGTGCCGTTGGAATGCTTGAACCGGGCGTGCGGGCGCTGGAAGCGGCGCGGCTGCATGCTGTGCGGCCGGGCGGGCATGCCCGCCGGGGAGCGGACGGCGACGATGACGCCGTCCCAGTAGCCGTAGACGCGCACCGAGGCGTCGGCGATCCCGGCCAGGGCGTGCCGGACCCGGGCATGGACCAGGTCGGGGTCGAGGTCGCTGGCGTAGACGTCGCGGTGCGCGGCGGTCAGGCGGGCCAGGTGCAGGTCGAATCCGCGGGTACGGCCGCCGCGCACCTGCATGGCCGTGAAGTGCCCCCACGCGGCGTGCTCCAGCATGGCGCGGGCCTCGGCGTCGGCGGGCCGCCCGTCGATCTCGACCCGGTATTCCTGCTGTTCGTCCACGCCCGACAGTATGCCCGCGCGTGCGCTCACGGGCAGCCCGTGAGCACCGCCCCGTCCGCGCCGGGAACGCAGGTGTCGGGGCCCGGACCGCCGTCGATGGTGTCGAACCCGGCGCCGCCGTCCAGCCAGTCGGCGCCGTCGCCGCCGAGCAGCGTGTCCGGACCGTCGCCGCCGAACATGTTGTCGGCGCCGCCCAGTCCGTCCAGCAGGTCGGCGCCGTCGCCGCCGTCGAGGCTGTTGTCGGCCGCATTGCCGGTCAGGGTGTCGTCGCCGTAGCCGCCCTGCAGGCCCTCGACGTCGGCGGCGATGATGTCGTTCTCGCCGGGCGCGCCGTCGTTGCCGACACCGTCGAGGCTGGCCGTGACGGCCGCGGCGTGGATGCGGTACGAGGCGGTGTCGTAACCGGCCCCGCCCTCCATGATGTCGGTGCCGCCGTCGCCTTCGAGGTAGTCGATGCCGTCGCCACCGGAGAGGTAGTCGGCGCCGTCGCCGGCGTACAGCTGGTCGGCGCCGTCCTGGCCGTAGAGCTTGTCGCTGCCCGGTCCGGCGAGCAGGGCGTCGTCGCCGTACTCGCCGTAGATCAGCTTCGGGCCGCCGGACAGGGCGTACACCAGGTCGTCGCCGTCGCCCGCGCCGATGAACGCGGGCAGCGCGGTGCCGTCGGTGACCGTGTCGTTTCCGTCGTAGGTCTTCATGCTCAGGTCGGTGGGTTTGCCCGCACACAGGACCGCCGTCGCGGTGATCGCCGCGCAGCCGGGGCCGGGGATGATCGGCCAGGCGTCGTCGACGCGCAGGCCGCCGGGGACCGGGGTGACGGTGACGGTGTTGGCGACACCCGATCCGGCCTGGAAGATCAGCGTGGTGCCGGACAGGCGGGCGCGGCCGTCGACGGCGGCGTACGCCGGGGCGGCGGTGGCGAGCACAACTGCGGTGACGGCGGCGGCGCCGCCGAGAACGGAACGCGCGGTCATGCCGTACATGATGGGCGCGGATGGGGCACGGCGGCGGCGGCGCGTCCGGAATCCGTCGCGGGCGGGCGAAACCGGCTGGCCGGTGTCGTACGGAGCTGGCATGCTGCGCGCCGTGACCACGTTGACGATCATCAAGGGGGACGCGACGAGCCCGCAGGCCAAGGGGCCGAAGGTGATCGCGCACGTGTGCAACGACCTGGGCGGCTGGGGCAAGGGGTTCGTGCTGGCCGTGTCGAAGCGCTGGCCGGAGCCCGAGCGCGACTTCCGGGCCTGGCACCGGCAGCGGTCCGGCAACGACTTCGGGCTCGGCGCGGTGCGGCTGGTGCCGGTCGCGCCGGACCTGTGGGTGGCCAACATGGTCGGCCAGCGCGGGATCCGGACCGGCAGCGGCGGCCCGCCGATCCGGTACGACGCCGTCGAGCGCTGCCTGGCGGCGCTGGCCGGGCACGCCGAGCGGCTGGGCGCGTCGGTGCACCTGCCGCGCATCGGCTGCGGGCTGGCCGGCGGGAAGTGGTCGCAGATCGAGCCGATCATCGTGCGTACGCTGTGCGCCCGCGGCATCGCGACGACCGTGTACGACCACGACTGAGTGGCCGGGCGGGTGCCGCCCCCAGGCCGGAGACGGCGGCACCCGCCCGCGTCGTGCGCCGGGTCGCCGGCGCCGTCTCAGAACACCGACCAGCCGGTCAGTGTGGCGAAGTGCTCCAGGGCGAGCAGGCCGGTGACGGAGTTGCCGGAGGCGTCCAGCCCCGGTCCCCAGACGCAGACGGTGCCGATCCGGGGCGCCACGGCGAGGATGCCGCCGCCGACACCGGTCTTGAGCGGCAGCCCGATGCGGTGCGCGAGTTCGGCGCTGGCGTCGTACGCGCCGCAGGTGAGCATGGTGGCGTTGACGCGTTTGGTGTCGGCGGGGCTGAGCAGCCGCCGCCCGTCGGCGCGTACACCGGCGCGGGCCAGGTAGAGCCCGGCCAGGGCGAGGTCGCGGCAGCTGGCGGCGATGGCGCACTGCCACTGGTAGTGGGCCAGCACGGTCTCGACCGGCAGGGCGAGGTTGCCGTAGGCCGCCATGAGGTGGGCGATGGCGATGTTGCGTTCGGCCCGGTCGCGCTCGTCCTTGACGGTGACCGGGTCCATCTCGACGGCGTGGTTGGCCGACTCGACCCGGAGCAGTTCCAGCACCCGGTGGCAGCCCTGACCCTCGGACAGTTCGAGCAGCCGGTCGGTGACGACCAGGGCGCCGGCGTTGAGCAGCGGGTTGCGCGGGATGCCGTGCTCGATGTCGAGTTCGGACACGGCGTTGTAGAGGCGGCTGGAGGGGCGGCGGCCAACCCGGGTCCACAGCCGGTCGCCGTCCATGGACAGGACCAGGGTGAGGGCGAAGACCTTGGCGATGCTCTGGATCGCGAACGGTTCGCGCCAGTCGCCGGCGCCATGCAGGTGGCCGTCGACGGTGGCGACGGCCAGGCCGAAGCCGTTGTCGGGGGCGGCGCTCAGGCGGGCGGCCGCGTACACGGTGTCGACGACGACGTCGAGGTCCATGCTGCGCTCCCGGGGGCTGGTGCGGCCACGCTGCCGCGCTCGCCGTCAGCATGTCCGGCGGGATCGGCCCGCCGAAACGGGGAAAGCCCTTGCCTTACCCTTGCGCGGCCCTTGCCCCGGCGCCGATCAGCCGTTCGGGCAGGTCAGCGCGGTTGCCCGCCGACTTCGCGGCGTGCAGGATCTCGTGGCGTCCTATCTGGTGCACCATCGCGACGGCGGCGCACAGGTAGTGGCTTACCTCAACCACCAGGGCATAGGCGACTGAGCCATACCGGTGAATGCCTTTTTCACTCATCACCGTCCCCCATTCGGTCACGAATCGGTGTCCAGAATTCACACGTTCCGGGGAAAGAGCGCACGACTCAGCGCCTCATTCAAGTAAAGCGATTGTTCGATGGGTTACGGTCGCCGCCCCGCTTCCGCACAGGACCGGGGCGGTTACTCATACCCGATTCAGATCGCGGCCACCGCCGGATCACCACGGAAAGAGGCGACACATCGTGCGACGATCACCACGGTTGCGGCGTTGGCCATTCGCGGCCGCGCTCGCGGCGCTGGCACTGGTGCTGACCCCTGCGGGCCAGGCCGCGGGGGTGCCGACCGCGCTGTCGGCGGCCCCGGCCGCCGCCGGTTCCCTGACCAAGACCGCGCAGAACGTGACCCACCCGGGTTCCGACCCGGCCTCGCACGGCGACGTGATCAACTGGACGGTGTCCTACGCCGACGGCGGCACCGGGGGGCCGGTCACGGTCACCGACCCGATCGGCGCCGGGCACGGCTACGTCAACGGGTCGCTGCGCGTGCCGCCGGACTGGACCCCGCAGTGGTCCACCGACGGTTCGACGTTCACGGGCACCGAGCCCGCCTCCGGCACGGCCGCGGTGCGCGCGACCATTCCGGTCCTGCAGCCGGGCGGCACCAGCCTCACCCGGATCCTGCTGCCGCCGGTACGGGTCGTCACCTCGCCGACCGGCGGCGACGGCTTCACCCCCGTGCTGTACCGGTCGGACAGCGGCGCCGTCGAGGCCTGGAACACCTACCACCACCTCGGCGCGGCCGCACCCAAGGTCGTGTGCACCAACCTGCTGACCGCCCAGCCGTGCGCGGGCGGGCCCTGGCCCCGGCCGCTCAACACCACGGTCGGCCCGCTGGGCAGCGGGAACACCGGTGACATCGCCAGCGGTATGGCGCCGCAGTTCGTGTTCGACCCGCAGCGGCCCGGCATCCTCTACTACCCGGCCGTCACCGCCGCCTCGATCGGCGTCGGCTGCCTCGACCTGGACGCCCGCGCCAACTGCGGGTTCTTCCCCCTGATCGACTACGGTGCCGCGCCGGGGGCGTACAGCGTGGGCGGGTTCGTCGAGCACGGCGGCAACCTCTACGGCGTGGCGAGCACCGGGCGGGTGCTGTGCCTGACCATGGCGAGCCAGAGCCCGTGCGCCGGGCAGCCGTACGCGGCGATCCTGCCCGACCGGCCCAACGGCAACTTCCTCGGCTCGGTGACCATGGTCGGCGACAAGGTCTTCGCGTCCTCGTCGCAGAGCGGCCCGGCCCCCACGCTGGGCTGCTTCGACCCGGCGACCGCCGGCGCCTGCGACGGCTGGGCCACCTACCGGACCCTGGGCACCACCGCGATGTCCACGTACAGCGTCTTCACGTCGTACACCACGTCGGGCCAGCCCAACGGCGCCTGCATCCCGATGGTGTCCAGCCCGTACCAGGTGTTCTGCCTCGCGACGGACGGGTCCGCGCTGGCGGCGCCGAATCTGGGCGCGCTGCCCGCCGGTGCGCTGACCTTCCGGCCGGAGACGATCACCGCGCCCGACGGCCACCTGCGCAGCTACCTGCCGCTGTGGGGCGGCGGGCTGAACGGCTCCACCGGCTGCTACGACTGGACCACCGCGGCGGTCTGCGCCGGGATGCCGTTCCCCGTCAACCACCCCACCGTCAACAACGGCGTCACCCGCGACTACGGGTACGACTACGACGAGGTCACCCAGTGCCTGATCGGCCTCGGTGACGCCGGGATGCTGTTCTCCGAGGACCCGGTCACCGGGGCTTCGCCGTGCTTCCACGCGGGCGCGTCGATCACGCTGGGCACGCCGGACTTCTACTGCGACGGCGGCACCGGCCACGTCAAGGGCTACCAGAACGCCCGGCTGGCCGACATCACGCTGGCCAACGTCGACCTGGCCAACAGCTCGGCGACGGTCAGCACCCCGGACGGCACCGTGATCGCCACCGCCGCGTTCGCCGCCGACGGCACCGTCGACCTGTCCGGCATCTCCGCCGCGACGTACCCGAAGATCGTCGTGGACGCGGCCCTGCGGCTGCGCAACGTCGACGACTTCTCCGGCGGCAACCAGCCGCACCTGGTCGCCGGGTTCATCGGCGACCCGCCGCAGGTCTGCTTCCAGACGAAGGTCGACGCCGCGTGCACCGTCACCGGGGTGGACAACACCGCGGGCGGCAGCGACAACAGCGGGACGCTGGCCTCCAACACGGTGAAGGTCTCGGTCGCGCCCGGCGCGGCCTGCATGCCGCACGTCAGCATCGACAAGGAGATCTGCCGTGACGGCCGGGCCTCCCGGTGCGGTCCCGGCGGGGTCGGGCCGTGGGGCAAGACCAGTCCGGCCGGGCTGCTGGGCATCCTGGGCACGGCGTACTGGCGGATCACCGTCACCAACGCCGGGCCGGTCGACGCCGTCGGGGTGAGCGTCAGCGACCCGGCGACACCCTCGTGCGGCACTGCGGCGGGCACCTTCACGCTGGCGGCCGGGGCGAGCAAGCAGATCTACTGCTCGTCGTTCCTGCTGCTCCTGCCGCTGACGAACACGGCGACCGCGTCGTACTCGGCACCCGGCGCCCCGCCGAACACCCCGCCGTCGGTCACCGAGCCGTCGTCGGCCACGGCGTGCTCCCTGATCTGCATCCTGGCCGCGCCCAACCGGTCCCCGGTGTACGGCAGCAGGCAACTGCCGTAGCGCGGCGCGAGGCGGCGGGCCCGGACCGGCCCGCCGCCTCGCCTCGTTCCACGCCGGAATGTCGGTGCGCCGTGCCACAATCCCGGCCATGACCGAAGACGTTCTGGCAGCGGGCAGGGCCTTCCTCGACCGGGAGGGCCGCCTGGTCGAACGCCGCCTCGCGGCGGTGCTGTTCGACGGCGACGACCCGGCCGGGGTGGTGGACGCGGTCCGCGCCTACCGCAACGGCGACGGCGGGTTCGGCCACGGGCTGGAGCCGGACAAGCGCTGCCCGGCGAGCCTGCCCATCGACGTGGAGTGCGCCCTGGACGTGCTGCTGGCCGCCGCGAGCGGACGGCCGGGCTGGTTCGGCCGGCCCGACCGCGCCGAGCTGGTCGCCGACGCGTGCGCCTGGCTGGGCTCGGTGGCGGCTCCCGACGGCGCGGTGCCGCTGGCGTTCCCGGTGATGGAGACCTACCCGCGGGCCGACCACTGGACGGACTGGACCTACGTGCCGGGGCTGAACCCGACCGCGGGCCTGGCCGGACGGCTGCACCGGATCGGGGTCAGCCACGCGTGGCTGGACCGGGCCACCGCATGGACCTGGGCGAAGCTGGAGTCCGGGGTCGACGAGGACGCGCACACCCTGCTGGAGGTCGCGCAGTTCCTGGCATACGCGCCCGACCGCGACCGGGCCGCCGCCACCGGCGTGCACCTCGGCGACTGGCTGGCCAAGGCCGCCTACTTCCGCGCCGACCCGGCCGACCCCGCCTACGGGGTGACGCCCCTGCACCTGGCACCGGCCCCGGACAGCCCGTGGCGCGGCCTGTTCGGCGACGCCGTCATCGAGGGCCACCTGGACCGGCTCGCGCGCGACCAGCAGGCCGACGGCGGCTGGGCCATCACCTGGCAGCCGCCCGGCCAGGCCTCCACGCTGGAATACCGCGGGGTCGAGACCCTGCGCGCCCTGCGCACGCTGCGCGCCTACGGCCGGATCTGACCCCGGCCGCAGGCGCGGGCGGCGCTACCAGCGGCCGGTCTGCATCCGCGGCCAGAGGATCACCGCCGCGCGCAGGAACGCCACCAGGGCGGCGATCATCTCCGCGAGGATGACCTTCTCCGTGAACTCGCCGTCGGCCGGCGTCCACGCGTTCGCGGAATCGATGAACAGCCAGGTCAGCACGATCATCACCGCCACCGTCACCGCTAGCTCGATCTTGCGCCTGCGGCCCCGGTCCCGCTGCGGCAGCGGCTGGCCCGAGCCCGGTCGGGGGATCTGGTCGGCGGGGCGGGCGGGCATCGGCACCGCCAGCTCCGGTGCGACCGCCGCGGCAAGGTCGGCCTGGTCCTGCGGCGTCACCGGGAAGATGGTCGGCTCGACCCGCACGATGATGCCGTCGGCGCCGACGAAGTGGCGGGCGCCGTCGGGGAAGTCCAGCCGGGCCGCGCACTCCTTGAAGTAGACCGTGGCCGCGCTGTCGCCGCGCAGCACCGACACGCCGTCGGCGCCGATGGCCAGAACGCTGCCGTCGCCGGACGCCGACTTCACGGAGCGGCCGGTCACCCGGGCCGTCGAGGCGACCGGGGCGGCGTCGAACCCGACCTCGACCCGGGCACCGGTGAACGGCACCTGGAGCAGCGCGGTCTCCAGCACCTGCCCGGCCACCGCGGCCAGGTCCGGCACGGTCACCTCGGCCAGCTCCGCCCGCACCTGCGCGACCGAGCCGAAGGCGTATCCGGTCAGCACGCTGGCGGCGGCGCTGGGCAGCGTCCCTGCCTCGACGTCCGGGTGCTCCAGCGCCCGCAGCGTCTTCGTCCGCGCCGCGTCCAGGTCGGCCGGGTCGATCCGGCCCTTGCTCAGCTGCCGCAGCACCTCGACGAACGCACCGGCCAGCGCGCCCTCGTTCTCCCGCAGCGCGTCGGCGAACGCGGTGACCATCGCCGACCCGGCGCCGTAGGGCGAGTAGTCGGTGCTGACCGCGTACGAGATGCCGCCCTCCTGGCGCAGTTCCCGGTACAGCGCGCGCTCGAACACGTCGGTGAACAGGCGCGCGGCCGTGCTGCGGGAGACCACGCCGTCCAGGACGACCCCGCCCGACGGGCCGTGGAACCAGGCCGGGGTCTTCGGCAGCGCGCTCGACTGCGGCGGCAGCGGCTTGCGGACGCCGGGCGCCAGCGGCAGCGACAGCCCGGCGGGAACGTCGCCGGCGACCCATACCGAGGCGTTTGCGCTGGTGAACCACTCCGCGGCCCACCGGCGCACCTCGTCGGCGCCGACCCGGCGCACACCCCAGGGGGCGTAGCTGCCCAGGCCGTAGTCGCGGGCGCCGTGGCGCCACAGGGCCATGTCGCCGTTGACGCCGCGGGAGCGGTGCAGCGACTCGCCGTACAGCAGCTCGCGCTCGGCCTCCAGCCGGTGCAGCGGCAGGTCGCCCAGGGCCCGGCACACGCCGCCGAGGAATCCGGCCACCGCCTCCGGCGGCCCCTGCACCTGGAACTGGGTGATGTCGGCGCCGACCCCCACCCCGTAGTCGAAGTCGGGCTGGTCCAGGTGGTGCAGCGCCAGCCTGGTCACCAGCTCGGTGATCCCGTGCACGGCCAGCGTCTCGTCGGCGCTGCCGACCCGGAACACCAGCCCGGCCCGCAGTTTCCCCGAGTACGGCGCCGTCAGCAGCGGCACCCCGTCGACCGATGTGTACCCGCTCATCCCCGGCCTCCCCGCACCATCGACCACACCTTGAACGACCAGAAGTTGAAGCCTGCCGAACCCCCGGCGGCGTTCCACGGGTACTCCGTGAGCCGGTTGTCCAGCATCGTGAACAGCGCCCCGGCCTCACCCGGCCGACCGGCCCGCATCAGCGCGAACGTGAGCAGGTTCAGCGCCGCGACCCACCCGTGCACCTGCCGGAACGCCGGGTCCAGCGCCGAGGCGGCCGCGGCCGAAAGCAGGTCCTGCCTGGCGTCCGACGCGCTGATCTCGGGTCCGCCGCCGAAGGACACCAGCTCCAGGTACGCGTCGGCCATCACCGCGCCGTTCAGCGACCCCGGCGGCGCCTGCGCCACGCACTCGCGGGCGAACGCCTGCACCGCCTGCGCCGAGCCGCCCCACTTCGGGCACAGCTGCTGCACCATGTCC is a window from the Catellatospora sp. TT07R-123 genome containing:
- a CDS encoding HAD family phosphatase yields the protein MIKAVVFDCDGVLVDSERINNEVFAQLATRAGVPTTFAQSVARHMGRATAECVADLEADLGRPLDFDLATEYEHEVLARQADGLTAVDGVRDLLDLLRDAGIPVCVASSGTPREIAFRLGRTGLDGYFGQHCYSASMVARGKPEPDLFLLAAAGIGVDPGACALIEDSPFGVRGGNAAGMTVVGFAALASPEVLSAAGADHVVTAMAQVPPLLDLA
- a CDS encoding aminotransferase class IV — encoded protein: MDEQQEYRVEIDGRPADAEARAMLEHAAWGHFTAMQVRGGRTRGFDLHLARLTAAHRDVYASDLDPDLVHARVRHALAGIADASVRVYGYWDGVIVAVRSPAGMPARPHSMQPRRFQRPHARFKHSNGTAPAYHRQQALAAGFDEGLFTTADGTIAEGTITNVGFWRDGTVTWPDAPALPGITMLVLRRQLEAAAVPQRRAPVKLPELDSYQGMFLCNSRGWAPVHRVGQTSLPVPPAMLDTITTAYDTAPLDLI
- a CDS encoding calcium-binding protein; translation: MTARSVLGGAAAVTAVVLATAAPAYAAVDGRARLSGTTLIFQAGSGVANTVTVTPVPGGLRVDDAWPIIPGPGCAAITATAVLCAGKPTDLSMKTYDGNDTVTDGTALPAFIGAGDGDDLVYALSGGPKLIYGEYGDDALLAGPGSDKLYGQDGADQLYAGDGADYLSGGDGIDYLEGDGGTDIMEGGAGYDTASYRIHAAAVTASLDGVGNDGAPGENDIIAADVEGLQGGYGDDTLTGNAADNSLDGGDGADLLDGLGGADNMFGGDGPDTLLGGDGADWLDGGAGFDTIDGGPGPDTCVPGADGAVLTGCP
- a CDS encoding macro domain-containing protein, which translates into the protein MLRAVTTLTIIKGDATSPQAKGPKVIAHVCNDLGGWGKGFVLAVSKRWPEPERDFRAWHRQRSGNDFGLGAVRLVPVAPDLWVANMVGQRGIRTGSGGPPIRYDAVERCLAALAGHAERLGASVHLPRIGCGLAGGKWSQIEPIIVRTLCARGIATTVYDHD
- the glsA gene encoding glutaminase A encodes the protein MDLDVVVDTVYAAARLSAAPDNGFGLAVATVDGHLHGAGDWREPFAIQSIAKVFALTLVLSMDGDRLWTRVGRRPSSRLYNAVSELDIEHGIPRNPLLNAGALVVTDRLLELSEGQGCHRVLELLRVESANHAVEMDPVTVKDERDRAERNIAIAHLMAAYGNLALPVETVLAHYQWQCAIAASCRDLALAGLYLARAGVRADGRRLLSPADTKRVNATMLTCGAYDASAELAHRIGLPLKTGVGGGILAVAPRIGTVCVWGPGLDASGNSVTGLLALEHFATLTGWSVF
- a CDS encoding insulinase family protein, yielding MSGYTSVDGVPLLTAPYSGKLRAGLVFRVGSADETLAVHGITELVTRLALHHLDQPDFDYGVGVGADITQFQVQGPPEAVAGFLGGVCRALGDLPLHRLEAERELLYGESLHRSRGVNGDMALWRHGARDYGLGSYAPWGVRRVGADEVRRWAAEWFTSANASVWVAGDVPAGLSLPLAPGVRKPLPPQSSALPKTPAWFHGPSGGVVLDGVVSRSTAARLFTDVFERALYRELRQEGGISYAVSTDYSPYGAGSAMVTAFADALRENEGALAGAFVEVLRQLSKGRIDPADLDAARTKTLRALEHPDVEAGTLPSAAASVLTGYAFGSVAQVRAELAEVTVPDLAAVAGQVLETALLQVPFTGARVEVGFDAAPVASTARVTGRSVKSASGDGSVLAIGADGVSVLRGDSAATVYFKECAARLDFPDGARHFVGADGIIVRVEPTIFPVTPQDQADLAAAVAPELAVPMPARPADQIPRPGSGQPLPQRDRGRRRKIELAVTVAVMIVLTWLFIDSANAWTPADGEFTEKVILAEMIAALVAFLRAAVILWPRMQTGRW